The nucleotide sequence TGAAAGTAATTAAGAAGCAAATTGGGTTTGATCCCAAAAAGAAtgtggaaaaaatgaaataacttcTTTATACAGGGAGGATACCAAGCTAAATCACTGAACTCTTGCAAGACTGCTTGCTGTTTTTTATGCCTGCAATATTTGTCATCATCCTGATTTGAGTAGTTAATTCCAAATACTTTGTTAtatttagaattaaaaaaaaaaaaggacaaatataGAATTCACACcctttataaaaattttttttaacttctcttCGTGAAATATAGGGATGTTATTTTGATATACACCCAACAGCAAGTtgataaccctttcactcctaagatctcattaagaattctcattactttcTGTGATACCaatatgatgttagtttggagaatgtggtattggatcagctaatacCCATAATCCCcaaggtttatttttattcttctttttccatCACttgttttactgattttttaTTGATATTGCGAGGAGAATTAAGTCTTGGTAACACATGGTAGTTTAAAGGATTAAGTAAGCCGAGACATTTTCAGTCATATTCTTCTTAGTCAGGGTTAATTTTATGCTATTTTCCCTTCATAATCTTATCACAAAATTTAGGCGTTAAATTATGAAAGGATTACAGgttgaaaaaatgtaatttcacatttcttttcaGGATGATGTATGCCTTGTTGGCCTGATGGAGCATTCAAAAGCCACATTGTagactaaaatttttttcctcttcttgaCTGGGACTGTCAGTTGAGACAACTAGTGGTGTGGATGATGGCGGCAAGGATTTTTTACCTCAAACTTGACCTTCTCTCATACATTGTGCTAGCTGTTGCAAACTGAAATATTGAAGCTGTATGTAGTTAGCAGTTATACTCAGTGGCTTGTAGTTCATGAAATTTTAGCTGTTCTAGCCACTAGGTTCCACAGACTGGTGAAATGTTACCTTAGAACTACATCTTGCATTGGAATATATAAGATCCTGACATTGTAACAGTTTTTACTGGGTTAAGCTAGTTACCATGTCTAAGGCACAAAAGCCAGAGTTAGAAATATTCCGTCCAAGAGCATCTGAGGAGGGGCTTCATGTACATTTATTTCTCTAAAATGTGAATATGGTGGTCAGGGACTACCCCATTGCTGAGTCCATGATGGATGgtagatatgttttttttttttgtagtagAGTTGCACATGATATACAGATGAGATATATAGATATCTTCAGTatgaaaaaactttcttttacTCAGATCAAACCTTGAACCCCCAAAACTGGTCAACAAAAATACCTCTCAGATATTCATGGAGTTTCATTTAGCAGACAGATGACAAGATTAAAGAAAACTAGTTCTGATCAGTTATATTCAGACATTGTGGGTTTAAGTTTCCACTGGCTACTATTGTGTACTTTACTTATTGATCACCAGTTTGTTAATAAGCTATTTTCCCAATCCACAGGGCCTCTGTTTTTAAAGTAGAGTTGGTGCAAAGCTTTGATTTGACAATTATGCAAACATAACTGATTTTATGAAGAAAGGCCCTGCACTTAACCCATTTTAAAAGTGTGGgttttaaaaacttgaaaatggtTTATTGAATTCTTGGTTGTAAGGTGACTTGTTGGTCACTGTCTTGTAGCATTCTTTCATCAGTGCACTCTATCCTGAAGAGATTAAGCCATGAGATGTAAATAAATCATCCTAGCCAATGGTAGCCATCTTATCTTTCCTCATGCCATCTTACAGGCTGGGGCCCCAAACTACCCATGTTTTCTGCAGCACTAAAAAACTGGGAGTATGTATATTTCTGGACTGGGTGCTAAACCTCAGCAAGTAACcctcagaatttttttatttcttaataaTTATAGTTCATCTTGACCCTTTTATAATTCTAAGTGTAGCAAGGTGCTGTGAAAGTTTCAAAAGCAGCTTGCCCAAGTCACCTTGTCAAACATGCCTCAACCTCTGTCTTAGTTAGTTATGCTGAAAACTTCACCCTTTTGTTCCCAGAAGTGGTTTAGGGGACATCTTCTCTCAAAGAATTAATGTATTATCCAGCAGGCAGATGATACATAACaacaaatttatcaaaaatataaaactgttcTAATGAGGCCTTACACTgctgtttaaaaagtaaaatctaaaatccaAGCTTTTGCTGATCAATGGCATCATCAGGTTACATCATCCCTGATGATGCCATTGATCGGTGAAAGATTGAATTTcagattttactttttaaacagcAGTTTAAGGCCTCATCAGAACaattttgttacttttaattACGTTGCTGAAGGACAACTTGAACAGATTATACAAAGATATTAGTTACACACTTATCTTGTTAAAACATCACATTCTCTGAACAGTGGCTAATTTAGaacatcaactcagttgataaaaccagataACTTTGCATTACATTTCAAATTATTCAAGATCTACAAATTTAGCTATGTGGAAGGTGGCACTGAAAGTACAAAATGACTGACAAATTTGATGAATgatatttaataaatttttctccaaaggcattcaattcaatttgtcaatgaaaaaaaatatacccaAAAAGTTACAATATTGTTTGTAATGACTGTGAACAAGTGGTAAGTACAGCAGATTAACGGAGCTTCTCTTTCAGCCATTCCTCAGTCAACTCTTCAACAGACCTTAATTCaaaatcctggaaaaaaaaggaatttacatgtatttctaTATTCACACCATCAAGCCTCCCTGTGTAACTACACTGTACCTCTTTTACTCACCCTCACATGGGTATTAAAgtactccatactgttctctttacatttcttacagcaattacaaggagaatttgtctaacaatcaagagcatcttgaGTTAGATCATTTCCCTTACTCTTGTGACAtaaatgttgggttaagggGTGATTCTGTTGGGAGATATTAGATGCTCATCACTTTTAGAGATTAATGGAGTGAGAGGAAACTTCTTAAGACTACATTTTCCCATGTGGAATGAATCAGCAGTTGGACCAAACACTCCCATGTTGGAAGGCCAACCAAAACTCCAGGTGAATTCTGGCATCATATGATGCATCAGTTTTGAAAACTTACTCTGATGATTTTCAAACTATTTGTGACaaatttacaatttgtttaaaGTAAATTACCTTGGTTTGCTTCAGTTCTGTAGTAAGGCTGTTCTTTGTGCCAGAATACATCACATGAAATTTTGGGTTACAACCTGTTGTAAAGAGATAGGAGTATTTCCAAAGCATGCTCTACATAACCACTAACAACCAACTAATTTCATACACAATTTgcaattgaataaattaaatttgagCTGCCACTTGAAACTCGAGTAAAGCCATGATCCTCACAAGCTAGCGGCCCCACTCCTAATGTGTGGCTTTGTAGCAAAgtgaatcaatcaatcaatctggGAGGCCCAGGTGTAGAATTCAAATACACGTTAGCAAATTAAGTGCCACCCCTTAGCATAATCAACACATGTTTCCTCAGAAACATGCATATcagaaataattcatttttgtgCTCTAAGCAGATAGAGCCACTTTTCAACCATCAAAATAAGTCTCATCAAGTTCTATCAACCATCAGCACTAGGAAACATTTGAAAgttctttctgttattttttattctttcctgGTCGAACAACACACATTAACCACATCAATTGCATCAACTACTTCAGTGCATTTGAAAGTCCTAAGAAAGTTAATTGTACATAAGGATTTGCAAGTCACAACAggtataatttatttttcactctgcaggtcaaatgaaatttatttcccTACAGATTTTATCAGATTCCTTCCTGGTCTCCTGAATGAGCTACTTTATAAATCATTGGTACTCTTGGCTGATAAAAAATGAAGTATGCAAAGAACATGCTCCTAAGTAAAACCTGAAAGAACTTTTCAAGGTCTGATTATTTTATGAATAAAGTTTAGCCCTTGTTTGAAAAATACCCCCCTAAACAATCCTCAGTTTAGCTGAACCTTtgatctgaacatttatttttgtaaccaGCGTAAAGATGGCCGAAAGCtaacagtggaaggacattcatttaaccctttaactcccatgagtgaccaagacagagtttttccttacaatatcggtacaatatcaaccagaaaagtgatgagaataaagaaaaacattaattatgggataattagttgatccaataccaaattcttcaaactaacaacACAAGAACtacatggcagacagtaaggagaattgctgatgagatcttgggagttaaagggttaagtaaaacAACCCTCTTGTTGAGGAATCCCAAGGCCCAATGATTGAGTAAAACTGtagtttgggttagacctcatGTAAATAACTGGCCTTAAGCATCTGGCAAAATAGAATAATCCTTAACTGCTATTCAAAAGGGAAAATTGCAGTAAGAAATTGGAAAAGGATAAGTGATTGAATTGAATAGTTGGTGCTGCTACACTATGCAGCTGGTGTTGAAAACTTCTCTGTGCTTACCTTGGGGagaaatgaagatgaaacaAAAAGGATAAGAAACCCTTCCATCATCATGTTTATAAACATAACTAAGTACCACATAGCTGCaaattgttaagaaaatatgtatgtttttgacaaatattaataatttatcaaaagtatCCACAATGAGTTTGACAATCTCTTCCAATCAGACACCAATCTTACATCAATGTGGAATGTTTCAATTTGGGTATGGCTAAATCTGGgaaatttcaaacagttttgTGGCAGTTGTTACAACCATTCATTGCCAATCACAACTTCACTGGACCATCGCCAATGTATATTCTAcaactgataaaataaaaagttcCTAGAACAGTTTTTACAGCTTCTAGGCTTTTCAAGCTTTTAATAAGTAGTTCCCTGCAATTATTTTTTGCTAAAAAGTACAATTAATTCGCTTAATTTCCCAAAAGGATACCGAGGCTGGTGATCTGGTAGTTCCTCTCTTAAGTCATCAATAGATATATCCTGCAAAACCAAACTGCTTGTCAGTTAAACTCTGATAACCATAAACACCATAAATACATTAAAACCCCTTCCAAGCTGCCCCTGCATTAAGCTATTACTCTTGATCAAATTAATGACTCAGtaaattatgctcaaaattgacCTTCCATCAACACTTCAAACTATGaaagcttgaaataattttgacaaattgttttTGGCAGTCATCTAGCATGCTGTAACAATTAAACAACTTAATTGTTTTGGTCTGAagtcaaaaattgaaaagattttcaaaaaaatactCCTCAAGACACGCTCAATTATTTCTTTCTGTAAAAATTTGCCTCTCTGTTCTTAGTTACCAGAGTACCAAGCTTTGAGATGTCTTGTAAA is from Pocillopora verrucosa isolate sample1 chromosome 7, ASM3666991v2, whole genome shotgun sequence and encodes:
- the LOC131784794 gene encoding glia maturation factor beta isoform X1, with amino-acid sequence MSKESCQSGNLKVCDIDPVVKEKVEKFRLRKEKTIAAIVLKIDPDKHLVVIDEEHEDISIDDLREELPDHQPRYVVLSYVYKHDDGRVSYPFCFIFISPQGCNPKFHVMYSGTKNSLTTELKQTKDFELRSVEELTEEWLKEKLR
- the LOC131784794 gene encoding glia maturation factor beta isoform X2, with translation MSGNLKVCDIDPVVKEKVEKFRLRKEKTIAAIVLKIDPDKHLVVIDEEHEDISIDDLREELPDHQPRYVVLSYVYKHDDGRVSYPFCFIFISPQGCNPKFHVMYSGTKNSLTTELKQTKDFELRSVEELTEEWLKEKLR